A section of the Enterococcus montenegrensis genome encodes:
- the rpmG gene encoding 50S ribosomal protein L33 — MRVNITLECTSCKERNYLTSKNKRNNPDRLEKNKYCPRERKVTLHRETK; from the coding sequence ATGCGCGTAAACATCACATTAGAATGCACTTCTTGCAAAGAACGCAACTATTTGACAAGCAAAAACAAACGTAACAACCCTGACCGCTTGGAAAAAAATAAATATTGCCCACGCGAAAGAAAAGTTACTTTACACCGCGAAACTAAATAA
- a CDS encoding thioesterase family protein, whose product MRQKQFTVTKDLTAEKMGSGGLAVLATPAVVQMVENTCFEYLQEKLDSTKTTVGVKFELVHLKPSKIGATITVEVDIELSQSGKTLFLFQCYEGNVVIAKGKHQRVEVKTADFLNQL is encoded by the coding sequence ATGAGACAAAAACAATTCACAGTCACCAAAGATTTAACAGCAGAAAAAATGGGTTCAGGTGGCTTGGCGGTGTTAGCTACGCCAGCTGTTGTACAAATGGTAGAAAATACTTGTTTTGAATACTTGCAAGAAAAACTAGACAGCACTAAGACAACGGTTGGTGTAAAGTTTGAGCTGGTGCATCTAAAGCCTTCTAAAATTGGTGCAACAATAACAGTTGAAGTGGATATTGAATTAAGTCAGTCAGGCAAAACGCTCTTTTTGTTTCAGTGTTATGAAGGAAATGTTGTGATTGCAAAAGGGAAACATCAACGCGTCGAAGTGAAAACCGCTGACTTTTTGAATCAGCTGTAA